One window of Opisthocomus hoazin isolate bOpiHoa1 chromosome 13, bOpiHoa1.hap1, whole genome shotgun sequence genomic DNA carries:
- the TBX1 gene encoding T-box transcription factor TBX1 codes for MISAISSPWLTQLSHFCDVAAFTANSLSSLNASGGYHLSPSPGDPYGQHEPPHYEPCPAQQHPHPPPQPQHGYPFGGAAAAGANPPPPGPEPPEGAGGAAAGPAAVSGCSAGAAAAAKAPVKKNPKVANVSVQLEMKALWDEFNQLGTEMIVTKAGRRMFPTFQVKIFGMDPMADYMLLMDFVPVDDKRYRYAFHSSSWLVAGKADPATPGRVHYHPDSPAKGAQWMKQIVSFDKLKLTNNLLDDNGHIILNSMHRYQPRFHVVYVDPRKDSEKYAEENFKTFVFEETRFTAVTAYQNHRITQLKIASNPFAKGFRDCDPEDWPRNHRPGALPLMSAFARSRNPVSSPAHQNGTEKDAADGRRDYEREAPGGTALHTEAAHQQLVSRVLSPALPGGAGGLVPLGGAGGGRPSPPHHELRLETAASEPLHHHPYKYPPAAAYDHYLGAKSRPAPYPLPGIRGHSYHHHHHHHHVNAAAAAAAAAANMYSSAGAPASYDYGPR; via the exons ATGATTTCAGCTATCTCCAGCCCCTGGCTCACCCAGCTGTCCCATTTTTGCGATGTTGCAGCTTTCACGGCCAACAGCCTCAGCAGCCTGAACGCCTCCGGGGGGTaccacctctccccttccccggGGGACCCGTACGGACAGCATGAGCCGCCGCACTACGAAccctgcccggctcagcagcacccgcacccgccgccgcagccgcagCATGGCTACCCcttcggcggggcggcggcggccggggccaacccgccgccgccgggccccgagCCGCCCGAGGGCGCCGGgggagccgcggcggggccggccgccgTCTCGGGCTGCTCcgcgggggcggccgcggcggccaAGGCGCCGGTGAAGAAGAACCCGAAGGTGGCCAACGTCAGCGTCCAACTGGAGATGAAGGCGCTGTGGGACGAGTTCAACCAGCTGGGCACCGAGATGATCGTCACCAAGGCCGGCAG GCGCATGTTCCCCACCTTCCAGGTGAAGATATTCGGGATGGACCCCATGGCTGACTACATGCTCCTCATGGATTTCGTCCCCGTGGATGACAAGCGATACCG GTACGccttccacagctcctcctggctggTGGCCGGCAAAGCCGACCCCGCCACCCCCGGGAGGGTGCACTACCACCCGGACTCCCCGGCCAAAGGGGCCCAGTGGATGAAGCAGATCGTGTCCTTCGATAAGCTCAAGCTGACCAACAATTTGCTGGATGACAACGGGCAC ATCATTTTGAACTCCATGCACAGATACCAGCCGCGTTTTCACGTGGTGTACGTGGACCCCCGGAAAGACAGCGAGAAATACGCGGAGGAGAACTTCAAAACCTTCGTCTTCGAGGAGACGCGCTTCACCGCCGTAACCGCCTACCAGAACCACCGG ATCACGCAGCTGAAGATTGCCAGCAACCCTTTCGCCAAGGGATTCCGAGACTGCGACCCTGAGGACTG GCCCAGGAATCACAGGCCAGGGGCCCTTCCCCTCATGAGCGCTTTTGCCAGATCCCGGAATCCAGTCTCTTCCCCCGCCCACCAGAATGGGACAGAGAAAG ATGCTGCCGACGGCCGGCGGGACTACGAGCGGGAGGCGCCCGGCGGGACGGCGCTGCACACCGAGGCCGCGCACCAGCAGCTCGTGTCCCGCGTGCtcagccccgcgctgccgggcggcgccggcggcctgGTGCCCCTgggcggagcgggcggcggccggCCCAGCCCGCCGCACCACGAACTGCGCCTGGAGACCGCCGCCTCGGAGCCCCTGCACCACCACCCCTACAAGtacccgccggccgccgcctaCGACCACTACCTGGGGGCGAAGAGCCGGCCCGCCCCGTACCCCCTCCCCGGCATCCGCGGGCAcagctaccaccaccaccaccaccaccaccacgtcaacgcggcggccgcggcggcggcggcggccgccaacATGTACTCGTCGGCCGGCGCGCCCGCCAGCTACGACTACGGGCCCAGATAA